From Butyricimonas paravirosa, one genomic window encodes:
- a CDS encoding SusC/RagA family TonB-linked outer membrane protein has translation MKLCLFFMFVLHFGVSATGYAQQKVSLSMEDVTLEQVLKELKRQTGLRFFYSVEKVRNEQKKVVNIKNDVLEDALKNVLKGTGLTFSIMNDVVVIKDEVLVVLDSTKKEPVVVRGVVKDKAGLPLPGVTIVIKGTQVGCVSDVDGKFSFSVPEINNLVLQFSFVGMITKEVKVSNNKPLNVELEEDVQSMEEVIVTGYFTKSKSSYTGSAVVVKAEELKRISPTNLFKALSAYEPSFQIVENKEVGADPNAVPEILIRGKSSFEGKSNQPLFIMDGYEISIEQVFDTDIERIKQVTILKDASATAIYGSRAANGVVVIETKMPEQGKLSVSYSFNATIEAPDLTDYDLLNASEKLQFEELAGVYKDSEGNVANQMKLDKLYEQRHKEVERGVNTYWLSQPLQTSFRHTHSLSLGGGNERSRYGVNLNYGANPGVMKGSTRDRFGISFTWTYNIASKFRIGNVLSVNQIKSEKTPYGEFSTYTKLNPYERAKDEKGRWIYLLSNGNPNPLVDAHLNSYDKTESTSYTNNFDIEWYIVEGVRLTGRFSYSFGNNDADRFISPKDSRYLQKENNEKGFYSSTSGRTNSMDGNLVLNFYHQWDRHMVTLVGGLNMQSNKNRSTYFSAQGFLNDNLTNLDFASQYEVNTKPSGKVEEDRLVGFFANASYAYDNRYMFDLSYRTDGSSKFGKKDRFAPFWSAGFAWNIHNEHFWGEQGWLTQAKIRSSVGYTGNVEFSPYQSQTMYIYDKDNIYMHGVGADIKALGNDNLKWQRKFSFNVGADLDFCEGRFSMSAELFREKTKDLLLDMSIPPSLGFATYTENIGEMKNQGWELSLRTQILRNAKRDLYWSLSFGTSNSKNKITKISNALGKKNEENNQEETKKPVPLYEEGESTEALKAVPSLGIDPETGKEVFLKKDGTYTTVWDYRDKVVCGSTMPDFRGSVNSFLSFKGISLNFSLSFEYGAKTYNSTLAERVEGVDPNNNADRRVLKDRWKQPGDKTFFKNIALKEDVSNLTTRFVQDYNHLSIGSVSLGYDLKKNICKKIGLNGLRFSFNMSDIGRFSTVKEERGLSYPFSRQFTFSLSAQL, from the coding sequence ATGAAGCTATGTTTGTTTTTTATGTTTGTTTTGCATTTCGGGGTGTCTGCAACGGGATATGCCCAGCAAAAAGTTTCCCTGTCGATGGAGGATGTTACTCTTGAGCAGGTATTGAAGGAGTTAAAGCGACAAACAGGCCTTCGCTTTTTCTACAGCGTGGAGAAAGTAAGGAATGAGCAGAAAAAAGTGGTAAATATTAAAAATGATGTTCTTGAAGATGCTTTGAAGAATGTGTTGAAAGGTACCGGGTTGACATTCTCGATCATGAATGATGTGGTGGTGATCAAGGATGAAGTTTTGGTTGTGCTTGATAGTACCAAAAAAGAACCCGTGGTAGTAAGGGGTGTTGTTAAAGATAAAGCAGGTCTTCCTTTGCCCGGGGTGACGATTGTTATCAAAGGAACTCAGGTTGGGTGTGTGAGTGATGTTGATGGGAAATTTAGTTTCTCGGTTCCTGAAATTAATAATTTAGTTCTTCAGTTTTCTTTTGTCGGGATGATTACGAAGGAGGTAAAAGTATCTAATAATAAACCTTTGAATGTTGAGTTGGAAGAGGATGTACAGAGTATGGAGGAGGTGATTGTAACGGGATATTTTACGAAGTCCAAGAGTTCTTACACGGGGTCTGCCGTTGTGGTAAAGGCTGAAGAGTTGAAACGAATCAGTCCGACAAATTTGTTTAAAGCGTTGTCTGCTTATGAACCCTCTTTCCAGATCGTGGAGAACAAGGAGGTCGGGGCAGACCCGAATGCCGTACCGGAAATCTTGATTCGTGGGAAATCGAGTTTTGAAGGTAAATCGAATCAGCCTCTTTTTATCATGGACGGTTATGAGATATCTATAGAACAAGTATTTGACACTGATATCGAACGAATCAAACAGGTTACGATTCTGAAAGATGCGTCAGCTACCGCTATATATGGTTCGAGAGCAGCCAATGGCGTTGTCGTGATTGAAACCAAGATGCCGGAACAAGGGAAATTATCCGTGAGTTATTCGTTTAATGCAACGATCGAGGCACCAGATTTAACAGATTACGATTTGTTGAACGCTTCCGAGAAACTTCAGTTTGAAGAATTAGCCGGGGTGTATAAAGATTCGGAAGGAAATGTGGCTAATCAAATGAAGTTGGACAAGCTGTACGAGCAGAGGCATAAAGAGGTTGAGCGTGGCGTGAATACATACTGGTTGTCTCAACCTTTACAGACCTCTTTTCGGCATACTCATTCCTTGTCTTTGGGTGGTGGTAATGAGAGATCTCGTTACGGGGTGAATTTGAATTACGGGGCCAATCCCGGGGTGATGAAAGGATCAACTCGTGATCGGTTTGGTATAAGTTTCACGTGGACTTACAATATCGCCAGTAAGTTTCGTATTGGAAATGTTTTGTCAGTCAATCAGATAAAATCAGAAAAGACTCCGTACGGGGAGTTCAGTACATACACGAAATTGAACCCGTACGAGCGGGCAAAAGACGAGAAAGGAAGATGGATTTATCTTTTGTCAAATGGGAATCCTAATCCGTTGGTTGATGCTCACTTGAATAGTTACGATAAGACGGAAAGTACGTCTTACACGAATAATTTTGATATTGAGTGGTATATTGTTGAAGGGGTGCGTTTGACAGGACGTTTTTCGTATTCTTTTGGAAATAATGATGCGGATAGGTTTATTTCACCGAAAGATAGCCGGTATTTACAGAAGGAAAATAACGAAAAAGGATTTTATTCATCGACATCGGGAAGGACAAATTCGATGGATGGTAATCTTGTCTTGAATTTCTATCATCAATGGGATAGGCATATGGTTACCCTTGTCGGCGGTTTGAATATGCAGAGTAATAAAAATCGTTCAACTTATTTTTCAGCACAGGGTTTTTTAAATGATAATCTGACAAATCTGGATTTCGCATCACAATACGAGGTAAACACGAAACCTTCCGGGAAAGTGGAAGAAGATCGTTTAGTCGGTTTTTTTGCCAACGCAAGTTATGCTTACGATAATCGGTATATGTTTGATTTGTCTTATCGTACGGACGGTTCTTCGAAGTTTGGTAAAAAAGATCGTTTTGCTCCTTTTTGGTCTGCAGGTTTTGCTTGGAATATTCATAATGAGCATTTCTGGGGAGAACAAGGTTGGCTAACACAGGCAAAGATACGAAGTTCTGTGGGGTATACGGGGAACGTGGAGTTTAGTCCTTACCAGTCACAAACGATGTATATATATGATAAGGATAATATTTATATGCATGGTGTGGGGGCGGATATAAAAGCTCTCGGGAATGATAATTTGAAATGGCAGCGAAAATTTAGCTTTAATGTAGGGGCGGATCTTGATTTTTGTGAAGGACGTTTTTCGATGTCAGCAGAACTGTTCCGGGAAAAAACGAAAGATTTGTTGCTGGATATGAGTATTCCGCCTTCTTTGGGGTTCGCAACTTACACGGAGAATATCGGAGAGATGAAGAATCAAGGTTGGGAGTTGAGTTTACGGACCCAGATTCTTCGGAATGCGAAACGGGATTTATACTGGTCATTGAGTTTTGGTACGAGCAATAGTAAAAATAAGATCACGAAAATTAGTAATGCTCTCGGCAAGAAGAACGAGGAGAATAATCAGGAGGAAACGAAAAAGCCCGTTCCTTTGTACGAGGAGGGTGAATCAACAGAGGCGTTAAAGGCTGTACCTTCATTGGGAATTGATCCGGAAACGGGGAAAGAGGTCTTTTTGAAAAAGGATGGAACCTACACGACAGTTTGGGATTACCGGGATAAAGTGGTTTGCGGAAGTACTATGCCGGATTTCCGGGGAAGTGTCAATTCATTCTTGAGTTTTAAGGGTATCAGTTTGAATTTTTCTTTGAGTTTTGAATACGGGGCAAAAACATATAACTCGACTTTGGCAGAGAGAGTGGAAGGGGTGGACCCGAATAATAATGCGGATCGCAGGGTATTGAAAGATCGTTGGAAACAGCCGGGTGATAAGACGTTCTTTAAGAATATAGCCTTGAAAGAGGATGTTTCCAATTTAACAACTCGTTTTGTACAGGATTATAATCATTTAAGCATAGGCAGTGTTTCACTCGGATATGATTTGAAAAAGAATATTTGTAAAAAAATAGGTCTTAACGGTTTGCGTTTTTCGTTCAATATGAGTGACATCGGACGTTTTTCTACCGTGAAGGAAGAACGGGGATTGAGTTATCCTTTCTCTCGTCAGTTTACTTTTTCATTGTCAGCCCAATTGTAG
- a CDS encoding FecR family protein, with protein sequence MMNDLNIYGRISDLFYKDMLGLADEEEKRELDSLLVTYKLKGLDREKIIARLQEQEVFDGKEAYREFRALKQLGGRNRRLIWWTSIAASVVVLVVAGWWFGREPEPKSGNVQIMAEAIQPGQSRAVVTLADGQQIVLEQANRKIEESDGTVLHSDSGALVYTANAEKTVAKVMYNKVSIPRGGEYRLELADGTKVWLNAATELRFPVNFTGDMREVYLKGEAYFQVKRDEKHPFIVHTSMGAVEVLGTSFNVRDYEDEREVVTTLETGKVMYVSGNTREKVTLNPGYQVLEKESSPVEVRKVDPLQYTGWREGKYVFEDVALEDIMRTLCRWYDIDVVYANPAVKKFHFTGDLERYESISIFLSFIETGGDVKFKTEGKTIIIDKK encoded by the coding sequence ATGATGAACGATTTGAATATATACGGGAGAATATCCGATTTATTCTATAAAGATATGCTTGGATTAGCTGACGAGGAGGAAAAGCGGGAGCTGGATTCTTTGTTGGTTACTTATAAATTGAAAGGTTTGGATCGAGAGAAGATCATCGCCCGCTTACAGGAGCAGGAGGTATTTGACGGGAAGGAGGCTTATCGGGAATTCAGAGCGCTGAAACAGTTGGGAGGAAGAAATCGTCGCTTGATCTGGTGGACATCGATTGCTGCCTCAGTTGTCGTGTTGGTTGTTGCCGGTTGGTGGTTCGGGCGGGAGCCGGAGCCAAAGAGTGGGAACGTGCAGATCATGGCTGAGGCGATCCAGCCGGGACAAAGTCGAGCTGTGGTTACGTTGGCGGATGGACAACAAATTGTGTTGGAACAGGCTAATCGTAAGATCGAGGAGAGCGATGGGACTGTGTTACATTCTGATTCCGGGGCACTTGTTTACACGGCAAATGCTGAAAAGACGGTGGCTAAAGTGATGTATAACAAGGTGTCAATCCCAAGAGGGGGCGAGTATAGGCTGGAATTGGCCGACGGGACAAAGGTGTGGTTGAATGCGGCGACGGAATTGAGGTTTCCTGTTAATTTCACGGGTGATATGCGAGAGGTTTATCTGAAGGGAGAGGCGTATTTTCAGGTAAAGCGGGATGAAAAGCATCCTTTTATCGTACACACGTCCATGGGGGCGGTAGAGGTGTTGGGAACGAGTTTTAATGTTCGGGACTACGAGGATGAACGGGAAGTGGTGACCACGCTGGAGACCGGGAAGGTGATGTATGTTTCGGGGAACACGAGGGAGAAAGTAACTTTGAACCCGGGTTATCAAGTATTGGAAAAAGAGTCGTCTCCGGTGGAGGTGAGAAAAGTTGATCCGTTGCAATATACCGGGTGGAGAGAGGGAAAATATGTATTTGAAGATGTTGCTTTGGAAGATATTATGCGGACGTTGTGCCGATGGTATGATATAGATGTAGTTTACGCGAATCCTGCCGTGAAGAAGTTTCATTTCACGGGTGACTTGGAACGTTACGAGAGTATAAGTATATTTTTGAGTTTTATTGAAACGGGTGGGGATGTAAAATTTAAGACAGAAGGAAAAACGATTATAATCGATAAAAAATAA
- a CDS encoding RNA polymerase sigma-70 factor: MDQKIQDFIKGVNMKDARAWERIYMDYYSPLCHYAMKILNDQEQAADLVQGAIIKLWETPLHFDDISAFNVYLYRMVNNNCLKEIRDKGREDQRLKEWAFFTEEMESESLSAVVFEEVIRKLRHVIDEMPPKRKEVILMSMRKMKNEEISEELNISLNTVKKHKKEAYAVIKKAMQSDFFLFAIFFC, encoded by the coding sequence ATGGACCAAAAAATTCAAGATTTTATCAAAGGTGTCAACATGAAGGATGCCAGGGCATGGGAGAGAATTTACATGGATTATTACTCGCCTCTTTGTCATTATGCCATGAAAATCTTGAATGACCAGGAACAGGCGGCGGATTTGGTGCAGGGAGCGATTATTAAGTTGTGGGAAACCCCACTTCATTTTGATGATATATCTGCATTCAATGTCTATCTATACCGGATGGTGAACAATAATTGCTTGAAAGAGATTCGGGATAAGGGACGGGAAGATCAACGCTTGAAAGAGTGGGCTTTTTTCACGGAAGAAATGGAATCCGAATCTTTGTCTGCGGTTGTTTTCGAGGAAGTTATACGTAAGTTACGACACGTGATTGACGAAATGCCCCCGAAACGCAAGGAAGTGATACTGATGAGTATGAGGAAGATGAAGAACGAGGAGATCAGTGAGGAATTGAATATTTCGTTGAACACGGTCAAAAAGCATAAAAAGGAGGCTTACGCTGTTATCAAGAAGGCAATGCAATCAGACTTTTTTTTATTTGCTATCTTTTTTTGTTAA
- a CDS encoding thioredoxin family protein — MKRLMLLMMILVVGMTTFAQTKFRALSWKEAIETAKREGKLVFVDFYTDWCGPCKVMARDVFPQKQVGDFFNAKFVCLKLNAEKEGRELAKRFCVSAYPTFIVVDTDEKVRVELKGSMNADKFIARMEDALTPGCAPDQLAARYAAGERTPDLVNRYALYLMEQKKEPEGFKVVNDYYASLTETQRLEPQNSFLFTRYTLDLSDEKSGFMVDHRDEFDVSVRELIHEKVEKLYHSELGRYFSGYIFREGAYKEENYQALKRKIQELGLVEKNKYEPMFRLIEGRVKEGDAAFLKLCRENMGALSDVGRNLLIMNITRLVQTEDQEILQQMAEFVRANLSILPPAIISFAGRMLDGIEERIKK; from the coding sequence ATGAAAAGATTAATGTTGTTGATGATGATTTTAGTCGTGGGGATGACGACTTTTGCTCAGACTAAATTCAGGGCTCTTTCGTGGAAAGAGGCGATCGAAACGGCGAAGCGGGAAGGTAAATTGGTGTTTGTTGATTTCTATACGGATTGGTGTGGACCTTGTAAAGTGATGGCTCGTGATGTATTCCCGCAGAAACAGGTAGGGGATTTTTTCAACGCTAAGTTTGTTTGTTTAAAGTTGAATGCAGAGAAGGAGGGACGAGAGTTGGCTAAACGTTTTTGTGTTTCAGCTTATCCGACTTTTATCGTGGTGGACACGGATGAAAAGGTGCGGGTGGAGTTGAAGGGATCGATGAATGCGGATAAGTTTATCGCCCGCATGGAGGATGCGTTGACTCCTGGGTGTGCCCCGGATCAGTTGGCCGCACGGTATGCCGCCGGTGAACGTACGCCGGACTTGGTGAATCGTTATGCCTTGTATTTGATGGAGCAAAAGAAGGAGCCGGAGGGTTTTAAAGTGGTGAATGATTATTATGCATCTTTAACGGAAACACAACGGTTGGAGCCTCAGAATTCTTTTTTGTTTACTCGTTACACGTTGGATTTGTCGGATGAGAAGTCCGGTTTCATGGTGGACCACCGGGATGAATTTGATGTTTCAGTTCGGGAGTTGATTCATGAGAAGGTTGAGAAATTGTATCATTCGGAGCTTGGACGTTATTTTTCTGGGTATATTTTTCGGGAAGGAGCGTACAAGGAGGAAAATTACCAGGCCTTGAAGCGGAAGATTCAGGAGTTGGGATTGGTGGAAAAGAATAAGTACGAGCCGATGTTTCGTTTAATCGAGGGGCGTGTGAAGGAGGGGGATGCTGCCTTTTTGAAGTTGTGTCGAGAGAATATGGGTGCGTTGAGTGATGTGGGACGCAATTTGTTGATTATGAATATTACGCGATTGGTTCAAACGGAAGATCAAGAGATTTTACAGCAGATGGCCGAGTTTGTCCGGGCGAATTTGAGCATATTGCCTCCGGCGATTATTTCTTTTGCCGGACGGATGTTGGACGGGATCGAGGAGAGAATAAAAAAGTAG
- a CDS encoding PKD-like family lipoprotein has protein sequence MKYRLFLLLSLFAWQACDVKDKGNYDYTPLNGVTITFANEEANQTLEKGIDTLRIHPTVKGDIYGENEENYEYKWFFCSGKEHEHTVVGTSKDLEWPVSFHPGSYSLYFQVIDKSTGLEWITSTGVTVFSELTQGWLVLGELPDKEVRMDMVVSKPRQGKGDTLVFIENIFDNSELHLKGARGLIFTGYRSVKVPAVQLYLMTDDRDFRLTWGNNFWPVAEFHEFSAVEEQEVSRETPRIRDMFPRQANVNYSLGNTMRSYTSRGVVTDCAIYMTTIGYDNSETYVNAMNHYGDKKFFKPYPMAFVQLGTRPTGNIYPLFYDMDGECFVKPNAVYGSNATQCQKLADKQGDPFPWNQYGRTIVYGENLRNSTMDNYCNCVALMKDKEGEDINYYVYEFRPGSKSVFGTMLYDPVKSAGFTIDKTVAVDFDKATHYTFISSGKVVLYSVGATLYAYNYAYKTVTSMDMGADICCIDADIMKGMNVFWLATYDEGSQKGELKYMGVDGTQTPILAVDDEVGFPVTMKIKDVEWKYGEDPAEEEPEVGENK, from the coding sequence ATGAAATATAGATTATTTTTACTGTTATCCTTGTTTGCATGGCAGGCTTGTGACGTGAAGGATAAGGGAAATTATGATTACACACCTTTGAACGGGGTAACGATTACTTTTGCCAATGAAGAGGCTAACCAAACATTGGAAAAAGGTATAGACACGTTGAGAATTCACCCGACCGTGAAGGGAGATATATATGGCGAGAACGAGGAAAATTATGAGTACAAGTGGTTTTTCTGTTCCGGCAAAGAGCATGAACACACGGTGGTAGGAACGAGCAAGGATTTGGAATGGCCGGTTTCTTTTCACCCGGGAAGTTACTCGCTTTATTTCCAAGTGATAGACAAAAGTACCGGATTGGAGTGGATTACGAGTACGGGGGTTACCGTGTTCAGTGAGTTGACACAGGGATGGTTAGTGTTGGGAGAGTTGCCCGATAAGGAGGTACGAATGGATATGGTGGTGAGTAAACCAAGGCAGGGGAAAGGCGATACGCTTGTGTTTATTGAGAATATATTCGATAATTCGGAATTGCATTTGAAAGGGGCAAGAGGCTTGATTTTTACGGGATATAGAAGTGTTAAGGTTCCTGCAGTTCAGCTTTATTTGATGACTGATGATCGGGATTTTAGATTGACGTGGGGAAATAATTTCTGGCCTGTAGCAGAGTTCCATGAATTTTCGGCAGTAGAGGAACAGGAAGTGTCGAGAGAGACGCCGAGAATCCGCGATATGTTCCCGCGTCAGGCTAATGTGAATTATTCGTTAGGAAATACGATGCGGAGTTATACTAGTCGAGGTGTCGTGACGGATTGCGCTATTTATATGACAACGATCGGGTATGATAATAGTGAAACTTATGTCAATGCGATGAATCATTACGGGGATAAGAAGTTTTTCAAACCGTATCCCATGGCATTCGTGCAATTAGGGACAAGACCTACCGGTAACATTTATCCTCTTTTTTATGATATGGATGGAGAGTGTTTCGTGAAGCCGAATGCGGTTTACGGTAGTAATGCAACTCAATGTCAGAAATTGGCAGATAAACAAGGAGATCCGTTCCCTTGGAATCAATATGGACGGACTATTGTGTACGGGGAGAATCTGCGGAATTCGACAATGGATAATTATTGCAATTGCGTGGCATTGATGAAAGATAAGGAGGGTGAGGATATTAATTATTATGTTTATGAATTCCGACCGGGATCGAAAAGTGTTTTCGGAACCATGCTTTATGATCCGGTTAAAAGTGCTGGTTTCACGATCGATAAAACGGTGGCTGTTGATTTTGATAAAGCGACGCACTATACTTTTATTTCCAGTGGAAAAGTTGTTTTGTATTCGGTAGGGGCAACCTTGTATGCTTATAATTATGCTTACAAGACGGTGACTTCGATGGATATGGGGGCTGATATTTGCTGTATTGATGCTGATATTATGAAAGGGATGAATGTTTTTTGGCTTGCAACATACGATGAGGGAAGTCAAAAGGGTGAGTTGAAGTATATGGGTGTTGACGGTACACAAACTCCGATATTGGCAGTGGATGATGAGGTAGGATTTCCGGTGACGATGAAGATAAAGGACGTGGAATGGAAGTACGGGGAGGATCCGGCGGAGGAAGAACCGGAAGTGGGAGAGAATAAATAG
- a CDS encoding DUF4843 domain-containing protein, translating into MKMYNCSLMIFLLAIGGLLLASCEKKEVMEYEGLDGIYFDVQYGAAHGDESVWARQNYTYVSFGTIEAEEADITMKVGIAGSVKDYDRPFRVEIVADSTTAIPEEEYADFSEEQVIKAGENHTYVTLKVFKTARLTRDTARIQFRIDPGEYFTLPFSEVGNIPGRWNDTKTQFATSGNPALHDVFFNNILQRPAGWGANEYSSYFGTFSPDKYQYLMDVTGYTKAHFEQLSAMTQGGRGTKIRSIAMKDLQARFNKGYYRLQAGDADGWEEWMLEGNGKMMWVPGISWWNENTLPEELVKQYYKPQAKE; encoded by the coding sequence ATGAAAATGTATAATTGTAGTTTAATGATATTCCTGCTCGCAATAGGAGGGCTTTTGTTGGCAAGTTGCGAGAAGAAAGAGGTAATGGAGTACGAGGGGCTAGACGGGATCTATTTTGATGTGCAATACGGGGCGGCTCACGGGGACGAGAGCGTGTGGGCTCGACAAAATTACACGTACGTTTCTTTCGGTACGATAGAGGCGGAGGAGGCGGATATCACGATGAAAGTGGGGATTGCCGGTTCCGTGAAGGATTATGATCGTCCGTTCCGGGTGGAGATCGTGGCAGACAGTACGACAGCCATTCCGGAAGAGGAGTATGCGGATTTCTCCGAGGAACAGGTAATCAAAGCGGGCGAAAATCACACGTACGTGACGTTGAAGGTTTTCAAAACGGCCCGCTTGACAAGGGACACGGCCCGGATTCAATTTCGTATAGACCCGGGAGAATATTTTACGTTGCCTTTTTCGGAGGTGGGAAATATTCCGGGACGTTGGAATGATACGAAAACGCAGTTTGCCACGAGCGGAAATCCGGCACTGCATGACGTATTTTTCAATAATATTTTGCAAAGACCTGCCGGTTGGGGAGCTAACGAGTATTCCTCCTATTTCGGGACTTTTTCCCCGGATAAGTATCAGTACTTGATGGATGTAACCGGATATACGAAAGCTCATTTCGAGCAGTTGTCGGCAATGACTCAGGGAGGACGCGGAACGAAAATCAGAAGTATTGCCATGAAAGATTTGCAAGCTCGATTCAACAAAGGATACTACAGGCTTCAAGCGGGAGATGCCGATGGTTGGGAAGAGTGGATGTTGGAAGGAAATGGCAAGATGATGTGGGTGCCCGGTATAAGTTGGTGGAATGAAAATACGTTGCCGGAAGAGTTGGTGAAACAATATTATAAACCTCAAGCGAAAGAATAG
- a CDS encoding RagB/SusD family nutrient uptake outer membrane protein, giving the protein MKIKRIFKVLAMAGVLAVPTTSCSDWLDVKMSDKIMENALFSTNNGFMTALNGVYMGMIDVYGDDLSVGIIDVMAQYYDMVNGNHTYKVFANYQYEDEAFKTKSNNIWTKMYALLANVNNLLEHCDEEGSALRSEYYPIVKGEALALRAMMHFDLLRLYGPSYNENTKSTTAIPYQEDANREISPLRSAEYIVDRVIEDLKAASELLKDNDPVFTTGVGNAVTSDDGLERADFTYRQLRLNYFAVQTLLARAYLWKGDKSTAYRIATEEVIKRNQVDEEKMIFPWTTKEQVEADNKNDLLFSSEVFFAIYHSKRSQLDSRYFTGALPKTSRLAFWGTNPTNSQLSVLFDDPNNDWRSTLMWAVQTSSEDEGGDGEEGGDGEEGNEEEGGSSGSGSLYLLKYADAGREAELDGTETYLYMIPLIRLSEAYLIAAECAATPEEALEYLVAIREHRNCHMALEATSMDGVKELVTKEFAREVLGEGQLFFYYKRLNMDKFLDGSKLGSMYEMLTDNYQWPLPDVEINKRGSTNN; this is encoded by the coding sequence ATGAAGATAAAAAGGATATTTAAGGTGTTGGCGATGGCCGGTGTTTTGGCGGTGCCGACGACTTCTTGTTCCGATTGGTTGGACGTGAAGATGAGCGACAAGATCATGGAGAATGCTCTCTTCTCGACGAACAACGGGTTTATGACTGCCTTGAACGGGGTGTATATGGGGATGATTGACGTGTACGGGGATGATTTGAGCGTGGGGATTATTGATGTGATGGCACAGTATTATGATATGGTGAACGGTAACCACACTTACAAAGTGTTTGCCAATTACCAGTACGAGGATGAAGCTTTCAAGACGAAATCCAATAACATCTGGACGAAGATGTATGCGTTGCTTGCTAATGTTAACAATTTGCTTGAGCATTGCGACGAGGAGGGGTCCGCTTTGCGTTCGGAGTATTATCCGATCGTGAAGGGGGAGGCGTTGGCGTTGCGTGCGATGATGCATTTCGATTTGTTGCGTCTTTACGGACCTTCTTATAACGAGAATACGAAGTCGACGACTGCGATTCCTTACCAAGAGGATGCGAATCGCGAGATCTCTCCGTTGCGTTCGGCGGAATATATTGTGGATCGGGTGATTGAGGATTTGAAGGCTGCCAGCGAGTTGTTGAAAGACAACGACCCCGTTTTTACCACTGGCGTGGGAAATGCCGTGACTTCGGATGACGGATTGGAACGGGCGGATTTTACTTATCGTCAGTTGCGTTTGAATTATTTTGCGGTGCAGACGCTTTTGGCTCGGGCGTATTTGTGGAAAGGGGATAAGTCGACCGCTTACCGTATTGCCACGGAGGAGGTGATCAAACGGAATCAAGTGGATGAGGAGAAGATGATTTTTCCGTGGACGACGAAGGAACAAGTGGAGGCTGACAATAAAAACGACTTGCTGTTCTCTTCCGAGGTGTTTTTCGCCATATACCATTCTAAGCGTTCGCAATTGGATTCGCGTTATTTCACGGGGGCTTTGCCGAAGACATCCCGATTGGCTTTTTGGGGAACCAACCCTACTAATTCACAGCTTTCGGTTTTATTTGATGACCCGAATAACGATTGGCGTTCGACATTGATGTGGGCGGTACAAACCTCGTCCGAGGATGAGGGTGGTGATGGAGAAGAAGGGGGCGATGGAGAAGAAGGAAATGAAGAGGAAGGCGGCTCGAGTGGAAGCGGTTCGCTCTATCTGTTGAAATACGCAGATGCCGGGCGTGAGGCGGAATTGGATGGGACGGAGACTTACCTGTACATGATTCCTTTGATTCGATTGAGTGAGGCTTATTTGATTGCTGCCGAGTGTGCGGCTACGCCCGAAGAGGCTTTGGAGTATTTGGTGGCTATTCGGGAGCATCGAAATTGCCACATGGCGCTGGAGGCTACTTCCATGGATGGGGTGAAGGAGTTGGTGACGAAAGAGTTTGCCCGCGAGGTGTTGGGAGAAGGACAGTTGTTTTTCTATTATAAACGCCTGAATATGGATAAGTTTTTGGACGGTTCGAAGCTTGGCAGTATGTATGAGATGTTGACGGACAATTATCAATGGCCATTACCGGACGTGGAGATTAACAAGCGTGGTTCGACTAACAATTAA